The Flavobacterium sp. 102 genomic interval CCAGAAAAATCGTGATTAAAAATAATAATACAAAAGATAATAATTAAAAATTGCAAGATGAACAAATTTAAAATATTCAGCTTAGCGTTAGTAGCAACAACCGTTGCGAAAGCCCAGGATTTAGAGCCAGCGAAGAAAGCTATTGATGCTGAACAATTTGAGAAAGCAAAATCGTTGTTGAAATCCGTTATACAAACCAAACCTTCTAGTGGGAAAGCCGCTTTTCTTTTGGGTAACATTTACCTAAAACAAAACATTGCTGACTCAGCGTCAATCTATTTTCAAAAGGGTTTAAGCGCTAGTGATGGAGCCAAATTTAATAATATTGGATTGGGTCAAATGGACTTAGATGCTAATAATAAAACCGCTGCACAAGCCAAGTTCAATTTGGTTACCAAAGACTTAAAAAAGAAAGACACCGAAGAATATATTTATATTGCACGTGCCTATATGAATGCAGATAAGCCAGATTATGCAAGTGCTATTACGGTTTTAACCAAAGCGGCAACTGCAAATCCAACAGATCCACAAGTGCAATTGGCATTAGGAGATGCTTACTACGGTGAGAAAAAACAAAACGAAGCATATGTAGCCTATAGAAATGCCTACCAAGCAGACAGTTCATTAATCAGAGCCAAAATGCAATTGGGCGTTTTATTAAAAGGAGCCAAAGCTTATACTGAAGCGGTTAAAGCTTACAATGAAGTAATTGGAATCAACCCTAATTATGGTCCGGTTTACAGAGAGTTAGCTGAAACTTACTACTTATGGGGCAATAATGTACCGTCAACTTACACCGAAAATATTCAAAAAGCTTTAGGGTTTTATGAAAAATACATGAGTTTAACGGATTATTCAATCACTTCTCGCATGCGTCATGCCGACTTTTTGATCTTGGCTAAAGATTACAAAGCTTTGGAAGTTGAAGCTAATAAGATGAAAGAACTAGATGGTGTAAATCCTAGAATTCTAAGATACTTAGGTTATTCTGCTTACGAAAATGGTAATCCTGATGCAGCTTTGGATGCTTTACAAAAATTCATTTCTAATCCATCAAGCAAAATAATTCCTCGTGATTATTTGTATTTAGGTCAAGCCAAAATAAAAAAAGGAACCAGCGAAGATGGTAAAACAGTAGACCCGGTATTATTAGCGTCGGCTATTGAAGACATCAAAAAAGCAGTAGACATGGAACCTTTAGCAACAAATGAATTGAACGAATTAGGAAAAAAATTATATGATCAAAAGGCATTTGGTGCGGCAGCAGCTGTTTTTGAAATTGCGGTGACCAACCCAACTTCTAAAAATTATTTGATTGATAATTTCTACCTAGGAAATTCAATATACTATGATAACACCAGAAAAGATTTGGTAAAACCTGATCCGATAGCTTTGCAAAAAGCCGATGTTGCTTTTGGCAATGTAATCACCGCCTCACCAACTACTCAAGATGCCTACATTTTCAGAGCAAGAACTAATACGCTATTGGAGAATGACGAAATGATGGCAACTTACTATCAACAGTATATTGATGTAGTAACGGCAAAAGGGGAAGCTGAAGTGACTAAAAATAAAGCAAAATTTATTGAATCATACAATAATATAGCAGCTCATTATGCAAATTCTGATAAAGCAAAAGCGATTGAGTTTTTTAATAAAACGTTAGCTCTTGATCCGGCAAACAACTATGCTATTGAATCACTGAAATTATTGAAATAAGCAAAGCATTATAATTTTAAAAACCGTCTCAATCTTATTGAGGCGGTTTTTTTTATTTCATTTTTAAATTTTCGCCCGAAGCCAAAGGTCGAACAGGACAAAGCTAAATTAACTCATTTTCATACGAGCACAACCAACTGGCAAAGCAAATTGATTATCTTTGCCCACTATATTTTAAATAATGTTATCAAAAGAAACACAATCGGCCGTTGAAAAAGGGGAAATGCTTCCGCTAATGGAAGAATTTTATACCATTCAAGGCGAAGGATATCATACAGGAACGGCGGCTTACTTTATCCGAATTGGCGGTTGCGATGTAGGTTGTCATTGGTGTGATGTGAAAGAAAGTTGGAATGCGGAATTGCATCCGCCAACAAACACCGATATTATTGTTGACAATGCGGCTAAATATGCCGATACGGTTGTCGTAACCGGTGGCGAGCCTTTAACATGGGACATGACATTGCTGACGCAAAAGTTAAAAGCCAAAAATCTAAAAGTACATATTGAAACCTCGGGCGCTTATCCTGTTTCGGGAACTTGGGATTGGTTTTGTTTGTCTCCAAAGAAAAATAAATTACCCGTTGCCGGTGCTTATGAAATAGCAAGCGAGTTGAAAGTGATTATTTACAACAAACATGACTTCACTTTTGCAGAAGAGCAAGCAGCCAAAGTAAATCCTAATGCGATTCTTTTTCTACAACCCGAATGGAGTAAAAAAGAAGAAATGACACCATTAATCGTTGATTATGTCATGAACAATCCAAAATGGAGAGTGTCACTGCAAACCCATAAATATCTAAATATTCCTTAAACTCTATAGATGAAGTCAGTTAGATTATTATTGTTTGTTCTTGTACCAATGATGGGTTTCTCCCAAATTGGTGGAGAAGATGAAGTGTATCTCGGTGGAGATAGAATTGAAGCCAAATTCAATGGCGGAGGAATCGAGGAGTTTACCAAATTTATCAGAAAAGAATTTGATTATTCTAAAGTAACCAAAGCCGGAAAAATGGTTGGTGCTTTCACCGTAGATGTAGACGGCAGTGTTAAAAACATTAAAATTACCGAGTTTTTTGATGTCGAATCAGCAACGGAATTCATCAGGGTTTTGAAAAAATGTCCAAAATGGGAGCCAGCCAAACGTGGTGGTAAGCCTATCAGCATCGAGATAAAATACCCGATGGTATTCCGAGAAAAGTAGTATTTTTATAAATTATTAATAAATCAAAAAAAAATGAAAAAATTATTATTCGCAGTCGTTTTTGTATTAGTGTCTCAATTGGGTTTTTCTCAAGACAAACCAACAAAAGAAGATGTTGCAGCAGTTATTGAAAAAAGTGGTGCTTCAGGTCAAATGAATGCAGCTAAAAAGCAAGTTCTGGCAATGATTCCTCAAGATAAGCAAGCAGCTTTTGTCGTAGAATTTGATGTTTTATTGAAAAAAGTAAATGACTCAACAGTTGAAATTTACATGCAAGAGTATTCTAAAGAGGATATCAAAGCGATGTTGGCTTTTTATAACAGTCCGGTAGGAAAAAAAATGGCGGACAAAGCAGAAGTAATTGCCAAAAAATCACAAGAATCAATGGCGGGTTTACAAGGAGAAATTCAAGCTTTGATGATGAAATACATGCAATAGTAGCAGAACATAAATTAAAGTTAAAATCCCGAACACTGTTTGGGATTTTTTATTTTTACCAAATAATTATTACACGAGTGTCAGCGAACTGGCAATGCTATCATGAAATCACAATTTTTACTTGACCCGTCAATTACCTTTTTAAATCACGGTTCCTTTGGTTCTTGCCCGAAGCCCATCTTTGATGAATTCCAACGCTTTCAACGCGAGTTAGAATCCGATCCGGTTCAATTTATTCAGAAAAAATTACCCGAGTATCTCAAAATGGCCAAAGCTCCATTAGCCCAATTTATTGGATGTAATCAAGAAGATTTCTTTTTTGTACCCAATCCGACGGTGGCAATAAACACCATCATGCGCAGTTTGACATTGCAACCTGGTGATGAGATTTTGGCAACCAATCACGAATATGGTGCCATGGACAGAACTTGGAATTTTTATTGTAAAAAATCGGGAGCTAAGTATATCCGTCAAAATATTAGTTTGCCGATAGTTTCCAAAGAACAAATTATTGAAGAGTTTTGGAAAGGTTATAACAGCAACACTAAAGTTGTTTTTCTAAACCATATTTCGAGTTCAACCGCTTTGATTTTTCCGGTTCAGGAGATTTGTGACAAAGCCCAAGAATTAGGTTTAATCACGATTGTTGACGGCGCGCACGTTCCGGGTCATATTGATTTAAACATCACAGCATTGAATCCCGATTTCTACACAGGAACTTTACACAAATGGATGTTGGCACCCAAAGGCAGTTCGTTTCTCTATGTGAAAAAAGAATTCCAAGCCGATATTGAACCTTTGGTGGTAAGTTGGGGTTACGAAAGTCTGGCACCAAGCGAAAGTCAATTCCTAGATTATCACGAATACCAAGGAACCAATGATCATTCAGCTTTTTTGTGTACGCCAAAAGTAATTGAGTTCTTGGCGCAAAACAATTGGGCGGCCAAATCAAAAGCTTGCAAGCAAATCGTTTTTGACAATTACCAACGCTTTTGTGATTTACTCAAAACCCAACCTTTGGCACCGATAACGGCCGAATTTTTAGGCCAAATGGCGAGTATTCCGGTAAAAACTTCAAAACCGACTGAGTTAAAAGATTTACTATACGATCATTACAAAATCCAAATTCCGGTGATGCCTTTGAATGGGAATGTTTATTTGAGGTATTCGATTAATGCTTATAATTCGCAGGAAGATTTGGATGTTTTGTACAAAGCATTAGAAGATATTATTAAAACAACCAATTTGATAGAAGCATAAAGCCTAGCCCGGATAGTAACGGTATCCTTTTACACCTGTCAGGTTTTTAAAACCTGACAGGTGTAAAAGATATAGTGAATAGCCGGAAATAGCTTCTAACTTTTATAGAATTAGTGTGACAGCTTAGCCAAATAATCATAATGCTTGCCTTCAATGACCAATTCACATTCCAAACCATTGGCGTGAGCGGCATTTTGCAAAGTGTTGTAATCAAGATAGAGCCAAGGAAAAGTGTCCTCGGTTTGTCCTTTATAAGAAACGGTAAATGTCAGTTCGCCATAATAACCATTGGCAGGAACGAGAAAGCTACCGTCTTCGTCTTCGTCAAACATATAAATGATGTCCGAACTGTCAATCAAAATTTGTCCATTCGGATTTAAAAGCGACTTTAATTTCTGCAAATATTTGGAAGTTTCGGCTAAAGTGCCAAAGATTCCCGTGCCGTTCATTAATAATAGAATGGTGTCGAATTTTTGCTTCGCCTGTTCGCTTTCGCTCGGGTCGTTTTCAACGTCCAACAGATTCTGAACTCGGGCATTTTTTACGCCTCGAAGTTGGCAAGCTTTAATCGCATTGGGTGAAATGTCGATAGCGGTAACGTCAAAACCTTTTTCTTGTAAGTACAAACTGTGACTTCCTGCGCCGCAACCTACATCGAGGATTTTGCCTTTGGCGAGTTGCAAGGCTTTCTTTTCCAACTTGGGCATGTCATTATAGCCGCGGAAAAGATAATCCACACTCATTTCATCGGCTTCGGAGATATTGGTTTCAGTGATCAAATCTTCGGGTGAATTGTTGGTTTGAAAATCGAGTATGGCTTGGCCGAATAAATCTTTCATTCGTTTTATTTATTATTTTTTTAAGGTCTCATGCAGTCGCTTCGCTCGTGTCATTTTTTTGAGTTGCTAAGTGACTGAGATGCTGAGTGACTGAGTTTTTAAATGTTTTTACAGATGGATTGTGTAAAGTTGTTTAATTTTGCACCATGAGTTTGAAACCTTCCTTAAACGAAATCCAAAAGTTAGCCAAAGATAAGCATATCGAAAACAAAAAGTATTTCGACAAGCTGAAAAAGAAAACGCCCAAGAATTTGGATTATGTGATGCAGGATTTGCATGACGCGGAGTTTAAGCGAACCGATTGTTTGAAATGTGCCAATTGTTGTAAAACGACCGGACCATTATTTACTTTGGCCGATATTGAGCGCATTGCGAAACATTTGAAACAAAAGCCACAACAGTTTATCGATCAGTATTTGCGGATTGATGAAGACAAGGATTATGTGTTGCAAAATGTGCCGTGTACGTTTTTGGACAATGAAAACTATTGCCTGATTTATGACGTTCGTCCCAAGGCTTGCCGCGAATTTCCACATACCGATCGAAAGAAATTCCAACAAATCTCCGATTTGACTTTGAAGAATGTGGCGATTTGTCCTGCGGCTTATAATATTGTTGAAGAAATGAAGAAACGTTTACCTTTATAATGTATTGACATGAAAGTTTATAGATCTAAAATCGATTGGTGGTTGATTATCATCATTTTTATCGTCTTCTGTTATCCGATGATTGAAGGTATTTTGAGCAAAGACTATGTCATGTTCTCTGTTTCTTTCGGGGTTTTGAGTTTGGTTTTTTTGATGTTCAAATCTATCAAATATAAAATCGATGGAGAAAATCTGCAGATTTGGTGGACAAAAATCGATATTAAATCCATTCGGAAAATTTACAGCACCAACAATCCGCTGAGTTCGCCGGCGTTATCATTAGACAGAATTGCGGTGGTGTACAATAAGTATGATGAAGTGCTGATTTCTCCAAAAGAACGCGCCGATTTTATTCAGGAGCTTTTAAAAATCAATCCGAATATTGAGGTTGTAACATAATAAAGGACTTTTTTTTTCGTTTTAAAAAAAAAGACTGTTATGAAAAAATTCCCTTTTTATTTGCTGTTGATTTATGCATTTTCCTTGGCGACTGCTTTGTTTGGTTATTGGATAGATGCCGATGAACCTACAAATTCATTTGCTTTCCAAATGTTTGAAGTGTTTATGCTGTCGCTGATTATAACTGTATTGCTCTTGGTATTCTTTTTTACTCCGTACTTTTTGTTTCGATTTTTGAAAAGAATTGTAAAAGGAAATCCTTAATAAATCAAATACTTTTTGCGCATGACTTTAAAATCATTCAGCCCTTTCTCCCAAGATTTTCGAATGTCGTTTTCCGAAGTTCCGGCTTCAATTTGTTGTTGTAGTGTTTTGGTTCCGGCCAATTTGGTAAAGAAATCATTGAAGAATTTACTTTTATCTGTTGTCGTTTGATAGGCTTTGATGAGCCATTTTAATTCCAAACGGGTCACTTTTTCAATCTTCGACAAATCTTCACCATAACACAATTGGTCTTTATGCATTGGTTCTTTGGCACCAAAATTTGGAATGGGAGTAAAATTAAAACCGCTTTTTGGTAAAAAAGGCGAGCCGTAAATCTGAAACTGTTTTTCAGTTCCTCGTCCCGAACTTACATTGGTTCCTTCAAACAAACACAAACTCGCATATAAATTGATAGATTGATCATTCGGCAAGTTGGGCGAAGGTTTTACAGGTAAACTATAAGCCATTTCTCTTTTGTAATTCAGGCACGGAATTACTGTCAAGTTGCATTGAATTCCATTTTTTAACCATTTTTCTCCGTTAATCATTTTAGCATATTCACCAATAGTCATCCCGTGAAGTAATGGGATTTGGTGCATACCCACAAAGCTGGTGTTTTCTTTTTCTAATATAGGTCCGTCAACAATACTTCCATTCGGATTTGGTCTGTCCAAAACAATCAACGGAATGTTGTTTTCCGCACAAGTTTCCATTATATAATGTAGTGAAGATATGTAAGTATAAAAACGGGCACCAACATCTTGCAAGTCAAAAACCAAAACATCTATTCCGGCTAATTGTTCCGGTTTAGGCTTTTTGTTGTTACCGTATAAGGAAATGATAGGCAAATCGGTTTTGGTATCTTTTCCATCTTTAATCAATTCGCCTGCATCAGCCGTGCCGCGGAAACCGTGTTCGGGCGCGTAGATTTTTTGGACGTTGATTTTTTGTTCCAAAAGGTAATCGACTAGATGAACAGTTTCTCTTGAAATGGTTGTGTTTTTTGGGTCTGAAGTATGGTTAACTTTAGCGCTACTTAATACTCCTGTTTGATTGGTCACAATGCCAACTTTTTTATCTTTTAATAAAGGTAAATAAGTATTTGTGTTTTGTGCTCCTGTTTGAATTTCGAATTTTACATTTTTAGGAAGAATATCTTCTGCCTTATCCCTTATCTCTTTTTTCTTCTGCGAAGCTCCACACGAAACCATTAGCAAAACCGAGAATAAAACTGTATTTTTGAACACCAAATTTGAAATCATACCATTGAAATTAGAATATTTTATAGCGAAACGACTCATTACTGCTAAAGACCATAAAAGTAGTATTTCTGCGCCAATAATAAAAATAGCTATCACGGCCATTGCCTTGGGCATGATCATGATGATAATTTCTATCGCTACCGGTATGGGTTTGCAACAAAAAATACGCCAAAAGGTTTCCGCTTTCAACGGACACATTATAATTTCCGGTTACAACGACAACAATTCGGATGTTAGTACCAAACCGATTTCCATTAACCAAAGTTTTTATCCTAAGTTTAAAAATGTTGACGGAATCACTCATGTGCAAGCTGTCGCCAGTAAAGCCGGAATCATAAGAACAGAAACCGCTTTCGAAGGCGTCATTTTCAAAGGAGTCGGCAAAGATTACGAAATGACCAATCTTAAAGAATATTTGGTCGAAGGCAGACTGCCCAATTTCAAAGCCAATCTCAACGAAGAAGTTTTGATTTCACAATATCTAGCCAATCGTTTAGGCCTAAAACTCAATGATAAGTTTGTGACTTATTTCATGAAGGAAAATAGTGAAGGGTATAACCTGCGAAATTTTAATATAGTGGGTATTTACAATTCCGGATTTCAAGAATTCGATGCGAGTTATGTAATTGGAGATATTCGTCACGTTCAGAGAATCAACAAATGGAAGCCCAACGAAATCGGTTCTTTCGAAGTCTTCGTCGACGATTTTAAACAAATCGAACAAAAAGGACAGCAAGTCTACGCAGAAACTTCATCCACATTAGATACCCAAACCATAGTCGAAAAATTCTATTACATCTTTGAATGGCTCAAACTTTTCGATTTCAATATCATCGTCATTCTAATCGTTATGATAGCCGTTTCTACTATTAATATGGTAGTCGCGCTATTGGTTTTGATTTTAGAACGAACCCAGATGATCGGAATCCTAAAATCAATCGGCGCCAACAATTGGACTGTCCGGAAAATATTCCTCTACAATGCCGCTTACCTAATTGGAAGAGGATTGCTTTGGGGTAACATCGTTGGTATCGGATTTTTGTTGTTGCAAAAATACTTCGGCATCATCAAACTCAATCCTGAAAGTTACTACGTCAACGAAGCGCCTGTCGACATCAATCTATTCTACATATTGCTCTTAAATATAGGAACCGTAGCCATCTGCCTACTCGTTTTATTAATTCCTTCCTTTATTATCACCAAAATTACACCGTCAAAATCCATTCGTTTCGAATAGTAGCGAAAGGTTTGGTCTTTGTTGGTTATGGCAATTCCCGCTTTTCACTCTGCACGGCGCCGTTTCAATCGGGGCTAAAGGGGTGGCTTTTGGGTTCGTTTGTCAGGGATTTATAAAACTATTGGCGAACTGCATTTGTAAAATTCATGTTATCAGACGGTTAAAAAAAAGTTCAAAAAAGGGTTGTTTTTATTTGGATTGGGAGAAAAATAGTTTTTATATTTGCACCCCGCAAGAGAGGGAGTTCATTGAAAAGCTGGAGAAACAAGTTGGGAGAAAATAAATTTAAAAATATTTTCAAAAAAGCTTGCCAGAATAAAAAAGTTACTTACTTTTGCACCCGCTAACCGAAAGAGAGGCGATATAATAAGAAGAAAACGTTCATAGACATATTGAATTGACAGCCGTTCTAACAGAGATGTTAGGACAAATAAAAGAGAGTAAGAGAGTCGAAAGATTTGAAAAAGACTAGCCTTTGTCTAAAAAAACGATAAGAAATTATCAACAACATACGATGAAGAGTTTGATCCTGGCTCAGGATGAACGCTAGCGGCAGGCTTAACACATGCAAGTCGAGGGGTATAGTAGCAATACTAGAGACCGGCGCACGGGTGCGTAACGCGTATGCAACCTACCTTTTACAGGGGAATAGCCCAGAGAAATTTGGATTAATGCCCCATGGTATAATTGAATGGCATCATTTAATTATTAAAGTTCCAACGGTAAAAGATGGGCATGCGTCCTATTAGCTAGATGGTAAGGTAACGGCTTACCATGGCTACGATAGGTAGGGGTCCTGAGAGGGAGATCCCCCACACTGGTACTGAGACACGGACCAGACTCCTACGGGAGGCAGCAGTGAGGAATATTGGACAATGGGCGCAAGCCTGATCCAGCCATGCCGCGTGCAGGAAGACGCATCTATGGTGTGTAAACTGCTTTTGTACGGGAAGAAACACTCCGACGTGTCGGAGCTTGACGGTACCGTAAGAATAAGGATCGGCTAACTCCGTGCCAGCAGCCGCGGTAATACGGAGGATCCAAGCGTTATCCGGAATCATTGGGTTTAAAGGGTCCGTAGGCGGTTTAATAAGTCAGTGGTGAAATCTGGTCGCTCAACGATCAAACGGCCATTGATACTGTTAGACTTGAATTATTGTGAAGTAACTAGAATATGTAGTGTAGCGGTGAAATGCTTAGATATTACATGGAAT includes:
- a CDS encoding tetratricopeptide repeat protein, with product MNKFKIFSLALVATTVAKAQDLEPAKKAIDAEQFEKAKSLLKSVIQTKPSSGKAAFLLGNIYLKQNIADSASIYFQKGLSASDGAKFNNIGLGQMDLDANNKTAAQAKFNLVTKDLKKKDTEEYIYIARAYMNADKPDYASAITVLTKAATANPTDPQVQLALGDAYYGEKKQNEAYVAYRNAYQADSSLIRAKMQLGVLLKGAKAYTEAVKAYNEVIGINPNYGPVYRELAETYYLWGNNVPSTYTENIQKALGFYEKYMSLTDYSITSRMRHADFLILAKDYKALEVEANKMKELDGVNPRILRYLGYSAYENGNPDAALDALQKFISNPSSKIIPRDYLYLGQAKIKKGTSEDGKTVDPVLLASAIEDIKKAVDMEPLATNELNELGKKLYDQKAFGAAAAVFEIAVTNPTSKNYLIDNFYLGNSIYYDNTRKDLVKPDPIALQKADVAFGNVITASPTTQDAYIFRARTNTLLENDEMMATYYQQYIDVVTAKGEAEVTKNKAKFIESYNNIAAHYANSDKAKAIEFFNKTLALDPANNYAIESLKLLK
- a CDS encoding 7-carboxy-7-deazaguanine synthase QueE, which codes for MLSKETQSAVEKGEMLPLMEEFYTIQGEGYHTGTAAYFIRIGGCDVGCHWCDVKESWNAELHPPTNTDIIVDNAAKYADTVVVTGGEPLTWDMTLLTQKLKAKNLKVHIETSGAYPVSGTWDWFCLSPKKNKLPVAGAYEIASELKVIIYNKHDFTFAEEQAAKVNPNAILFLQPEWSKKEEMTPLIVDYVMNNPKWRVSLQTHKYLNIP
- a CDS encoding energy transducer TonB, translating into MKSVRLLLFVLVPMMGFSQIGGEDEVYLGGDRIEAKFNGGGIEEFTKFIRKEFDYSKVTKAGKMVGAFTVDVDGSVKNIKITEFFDVESATEFIRVLKKCPKWEPAKRGGKPISIEIKYPMVFREK
- a CDS encoding DUF2059 domain-containing protein, coding for MKKLLFAVVFVLVSQLGFSQDKPTKEDVAAVIEKSGASGQMNAAKKQVLAMIPQDKQAAFVVEFDVLLKKVNDSTVEIYMQEYSKEDIKAMLAFYNSPVGKKMADKAEVIAKKSQESMAGLQGEIQALMMKYMQ
- a CDS encoding aminotransferase class V-fold PLP-dependent enzyme; the protein is MKSQFLLDPSITFLNHGSFGSCPKPIFDEFQRFQRELESDPVQFIQKKLPEYLKMAKAPLAQFIGCNQEDFFFVPNPTVAINTIMRSLTLQPGDEILATNHEYGAMDRTWNFYCKKSGAKYIRQNISLPIVSKEQIIEEFWKGYNSNTKVVFLNHISSSTALIFPVQEICDKAQELGLITIVDGAHVPGHIDLNITALNPDFYTGTLHKWMLAPKGSSFLYVKKEFQADIEPLVVSWGYESLAPSESQFLDYHEYQGTNDHSAFLCTPKVIEFLAQNNWAAKSKACKQIVFDNYQRFCDLLKTQPLAPITAEFLGQMASIPVKTSKPTELKDLLYDHYKIQIPVMPLNGNVYLRYSINAYNSQEDLDVLYKALEDIIKTTNLIEA
- a CDS encoding bifunctional 2-polyprenyl-6-hydroxyphenol methylase/3-demethylubiquinol 3-O-methyltransferase UbiG; its protein translation is MKDLFGQAILDFQTNNSPEDLITETNISEADEMSVDYLFRGYNDMPKLEKKALQLAKGKILDVGCGAGSHSLYLQEKGFDVTAIDISPNAIKACQLRGVKNARVQNLLDVENDPSESEQAKQKFDTILLLMNGTGIFGTLAETSKYLQKLKSLLNPNGQILIDSSDIIYMFDEDEDGSFLVPANGYYGELTFTVSYKGQTEDTFPWLYLDYNTLQNAAHANGLECELVIEGKHYDYLAKLSH
- a CDS encoding YkgJ family cysteine cluster protein produces the protein MSLKPSLNEIQKLAKDKHIENKKYFDKLKKKTPKNLDYVMQDLHDAEFKRTDCLKCANCCKTTGPLFTLADIERIAKHLKQKPQQFIDQYLRIDEDKDYVLQNVPCTFLDNENYCLIYDVRPKACREFPHTDRKKFQQISDLTLKNVAICPAAYNIVEEMKKRLPL
- a CDS encoding PH domain-containing protein, whose amino-acid sequence is MKVYRSKIDWWLIIIIFIVFCYPMIEGILSKDYVMFSVSFGVLSLVFLMFKSIKYKIDGENLQIWWTKIDIKSIRKIYSTNNPLSSPALSLDRIAVVYNKYDEVLISPKERADFIQELLKINPNIEVVT
- a CDS encoding exo-beta-N-acetylmuramidase NamZ domain-containing protein, which codes for MISNLVFKNTVLFSVLLMVSCGASQKKKEIRDKAEDILPKNVKFEIQTGAQNTNTYLPLLKDKKVGIVTNQTGVLSSAKVNHTSDPKNTTISRETVHLVDYLLEQKINVQKIYAPEHGFRGTADAGELIKDGKDTKTDLPIISLYGNNKKPKPEQLAGIDVLVFDLQDVGARFYTYISSLHYIMETCAENNIPLIVLDRPNPNGSIVDGPILEKENTSFVGMHQIPLLHGMTIGEYAKMINGEKWLKNGIQCNLTVIPCLNYKREMAYSLPVKPSPNLPNDQSINLYASLCLFEGTNVSSGRGTEKQFQIYGSPFLPKSGFNFTPIPNFGAKEPMHKDQLCYGEDLSKIEKVTRLELKWLIKAYQTTTDKSKFFNDFFTKLAGTKTLQQQIEAGTSENDIRKSWEKGLNDFKVMRKKYLIY
- a CDS encoding ABC transporter permease, translated to MKLEYFIAKRLITAKDHKSSISAPIIKIAITAIALGMIMMIISIATGMGLQQKIRQKVSAFNGHIIISGYNDNNSDVSTKPISINQSFYPKFKNVDGITHVQAVASKAGIIRTETAFEGVIFKGVGKDYEMTNLKEYLVEGRLPNFKANLNEEVLISQYLANRLGLKLNDKFVTYFMKENSEGYNLRNFNIVGIYNSGFQEFDASYVIGDIRHVQRINKWKPNEIGSFEVFVDDFKQIEQKGQQVYAETSSTLDTQTIVEKFYYIFEWLKLFDFNIIVILIVMIAVSTINMVVALLVLILERTQMIGILKSIGANNWTVRKIFLYNAAYLIGRGLLWGNIVGIGFLLLQKYFGIIKLNPESYYVNEAPVDINLFYILLLNIGTVAICLLVLLIPSFIITKITPSKSIRFE